The genomic segment GATTTCGGGCGCCCCGACGGCCGCCGCAATCGTCGGGAAGAGGTCGACCTCGTGCACGATCTCGTTGGACACGCGGCCTGGGGGAATGCGCCCGGGCCAACGGATCACACACGGAGTTCGAATCCCGCCTTCCATCGCGGAGTTGTAATAGCCTCGCCAGGGGCCTGCATGCCCGCGCCACGGGCGTCTCATCTCGGCTCCGTTGTCGGAGCACCAGAAAACGAGCGTCTCGTCCTCGATGCCCAGTCGCTCGAGCGCCGCCAACACCCGGCCTACGTTGTGGTCGACGTCCGCCATGGCATCGCCGATATCGCCCGCTCCCGTCGCGCCCGCGAAGTCCGGATGTGGCAGCGCGGGGAAATGAATCTGGGTCATCGGATAGAAGAAGAAAAACGGCCGCCTCTCGACAACGTTTCGTTCCATGAACGCGATGCCGCGCTGGGCGGCTTCACGGTCGATCGTTCGTCGCGTCTCGAGGTCGTACGGCTTCACGCGTCGAGCAGACTCTCCCGTTTTTCCCTCCCAGATGTAGGGAAGCTCGGCCCTCTTGGAGTCGAAGCCCTCGAAGGAAGTGAACTGAGCGGT from the Vicinamibacteria bacterium genome contains:
- a CDS encoding sulfatase-like hydrolase/transferase: MSHGSGIHLSNFRSLRIPRSAAFLAGLALASIVSCAAAHAQDDPDRQRPNIVLMFPDNLGIGEVSSYGGARGVPTPNIDRIAQEGIRLTNFNVEYSCVVSRIALLTGRYAPRTGEGYRGGMTLWEVTIAEALQTVGYRTALFGKWHVGGDDWEGRREPVHQGFDEWWGIPGTSHTAQFTSFEGFDSKRAELPYIWEGKTGESARRVKPYDLETRRTIDREAAQRGIAFMERNVVERRPFFFFYPMTQIHFPALPHPDFAGATGAGDIGDAMADVDHNVGRVLAALERLGIEDETLVFWCSDNGAEMRRPWRGHAGPWRGYYNSAMEGGIRTPCVIRWPGRIPPGRVSNEIVHEVDLFPTIAAAVGAPEI